agTTATCTCAAGATAAAACCGTTTTAAATGAGAattagtaaaatttaaacttccTCATGGTGAACCCGCtcaaatataatatttctttcagtTTACTATAAGAGTTAAATCTCTCTTTCATTGAATTTGATACACAACATCTAAATAACTCTTATGTTGATTTACGTTTAACATACAAGTTACTTTCAAATCAGTTTACataatatagcaaatttaaatAGATAAAAGAATATATTACATATAGTCCAATTGTCCAAATAAGATCACCTAAATTTATCGCCTAATTTGCCCCtcaattttcattcacaaaaaaTGTCTTGAATTATatctataataatatattctttAGAGGATCTCTTAATAGAGCTTTTAAATTTGGATGATGCTTAAAAATTTCAATGGGAATTTCCACTCGTGTAAGATAATACTTATGAGGATCTCAGGAAATTTCTGATACAAACAGAAGCACGCGTCACCGCAGTGATTCATACTTCTATGAAATTTTATGGCTCTTTGCTACAGCAACCATTCAATGGCAATGCACTTGTGAAATTTTTTATACTCCATTAATTATGCTGAAGTTTAAAACCATCAGTTACATGGTTGCCCATACCACTAAACCTACAGCTACCATTCAATAGAATAACCTGAACTTCAAAATTGCATATAATTGTTTTCTGTGCAAAATTTGAGGTGTATAGAAATCGAATGATGTTAGAATGACGGTGCAAGTGTCATATGTGTATTCCGCAGCTCAAAACTGCGGAAAATACCAGAGAAGTACTAGCCTATGACTCTTCATCTGTGTCTGTATCAGCATCAGAATTTGACGAAGAGCCTGCGTGCAATTCACACGGCCTCCTCCTGTTCATGTTTGTTTCAAGTGGTGGAAGTCCATCATCATCGCTCGAGCCTGTTTCTTCTGTTTCTTGTTCACAACCGAGTCCCGAGAGATTCTGAGTAGAACTGTCATGGGTTTGTGACTTAAAAGCTTCTGGCCTAAAAGCAACCAGAAACAAGAAAAAGTTCAGTCGACTGGATAGCTGCAATGAGTAACAAAACGAAACATAGTAATGTACATAAATTTATTCCAAATGGATGGTTCTCATAAGCCTCTTGACTTAATGAGGGAAagcaattcaacaaaataacctAAGACCGAAAGAAGTGCACATTTGAGCAGAACAGCCAGTACTAAAAGAAATGATCATAGATTCACCCAAGAACAAGTTATGAGACAGCCAAGACCTTAGCagtttcatcaaaaaataaCAGAAGTCACAGACAACATCATTACCCCAACAATAGTATTGCAATGCAGAAAAGAGGTCAGGGAGTTCTTATGTACACATCCTTAGCCGAGCAGTAATAGGGAGGCTGTTTCCACATTACCATTTCCATGCACGATAGATGTGTTCTATTTCATATTGACTGCTTAAGCTgtattgattaaatttatttttaaatccaATGAAAACATGAATAAGCTAAATAATTGATACAGAATATTATATCTGATATCCAATAGGCTTCACTTCACTGACAAAGATAAATACGTAAAAATCATAATCCCTTCATGGGtttcaaaattttaagtttaCAAGGAGAATTCTATCCAAATGTTATAAGTagcaaaaagataaaaaaaaatattaaaaaatgcgTACTGGAATGGTTACTTGAAACCAGTCTCCCTATTACTACTGGGCTAAGGTAACTCGAACTAGTATTTCATCTCACGTGAGTTGAATTTTAGCCAAAGGTCTATAAttctttggttttggaatttggaTTATAATAGACCAGTAAAAtaaactcattaaatcatgtgtgtCTTATGTGATACATTGCAAATGTTTGCAACCAAAGGGCAGTCGGAAACAATGACTTTGTCATTTACAAGTGTAGGGTAATAGCAAGTCATTTGGCATTAGAGTAATGGCATGTTGTATCTTTGTAACAAAGATTGTACTCTGAAGAAATAACAATTGAAGTTTCAACTGTAAAAAGTCAACTTTAAGAATCACACATTCACACCGAGACAAACAAGCACTTATTGAGCATAAGATTAAGCAGCAAGAAATCAAGGTTAATTTCTAAAACAAAACCAAGACAAATTTCAACTGCCTTAACCGGGAATAAGGAACAGCAATGGCATTACCCCAACACCACCTACATGGGAGCTATGTGGCTATCCAGCCTAAACCTTTGTATAATAACGGGGTTGTTTCTAATTGACCATTGAATGCAAACATTGATTGAAAAATGAAATCACCATCTGCAGTTTCACATGAATACAAAGTGCACATAATTTAGAGTCATTTTTATTGTAGTTTGatattattcaaaatcaaagacTAATAGTCTTTGACTGCATCAGTGACACAGAAACaataaagtaataatttaaTAGTCCAGCCTATCCATGTATGGTAAGAAGCTAAGAAAGGGCTCATGACCACAATACAAGACAGGGAATCCAATGAGATTAAAGGTAAAAGAAGAAGCTATATGCACCACCAAAGATTGGTGGCTGATTAAAAGTCATTTCAATGACACTTGGTTGCTCTCCTGACAAGCCTACTAACTACCACATAGATAAAATTTTAACTCTTGTAGCTCTATGTCCAATCACAAATCCCCTTTTCAACTCATGATTAAGCAAAGCTGAGAACCCAAAGCCCCATACTTATAATCAGGATAAAATCACTGATGAAAGATGAACTACATGGTGTAAGATCTTAACAATATGGATGGACTACCAAGACCAGAAGCACAACTCCTAACTGTGATGGAAGGACAATGTAAAGCACGCATCTACAATGTCCCTGGTAATGATGTTGTAAAGGAAAAAGCTAAGAGCAAGGCAGCAGAACTTCAAGCATTCAAAATATACACTGATAAACGTGTCAGCTTGTGGTTAAAAATTGATCAtgaatgaaaacaatagttaagaCTTTAGCCATGATTGGAAATTCAACATGGCATTGTATTTGCAGGTCAATACAGCAGCCATCTAAACTGATTATTTCTTTAACAATGGTATGTCTTAAACAATTGATACAAAAAGGGACTAGCCGAAAATATGAATTTCAAAAGACATCAGAAGGTGTGTGCGGCCATCAGATGAAGCAACTGCTTGCAGATAATGGCAAAAGCTATCTCTAAATGACAACTAGCATAAACGATATAGATCAATCAACTTATCCACTATATATTTAAGAACTAGACATTTTTGGCTGAGTCTCTAGAAGCATTATATAGAAGTAATTCCATAATTTATATCTTATTTACAAGGACCACCTGGGGCATTTTCAAAAGGTACTTGGTGTCGACAAAAGTTAGCGCGGTCCAgtaattagtaaaataattgTCAATGCTTCCAGCAACTACTAGAAGGTTTTGCTTCATGCGCAAAAGGTGTTATTAACGCCGAAAAAGATGAgtttaaacaattttaaaacTGAAAATTTCTGTGTCAGACACTCTCAGACCCAACATCTAAGATCATAGGATTTAATTTTGGTATACCAAACAGGATCTTCATAATTCATTTGGTCTACTTAGACAATCAAAAGTAAACAAGATGTTTGTAAcacaagaaacaataatttgTTAACAATACATGAAGATGATAGAAATGTTAGTGCGTACCACTCAGAACCTTTTTGTAGACGTTTAACTTGTTCATGAAAGAGAACCTGGGTTACAATACAAGTCACCTTACTTCCAGACTCAAGAGCCTCTTCCCTACCACTTTCATCAACTACAACAAAACTCCCTGTGCATTGAGAAAGCGATAGTTCATCACttacaaaaacaattaaatactTTAGGACAAGAAATTATTTTCAGCTGAAAAAAATTACCTCTTTTCATCCACATGCTCTTCTGGAATTTAGCTGGAAAAAATGCCAAGGATTTCTCACCTTTTGCATCCATAACCTAAAAGAACAAAaagtaaataacaaataaaaattttagactGACTATGCAGCCATGAAAAACCTTCCCACACACAccaatttaaaaaattcacgAGTCCACTGAGTTTAACTGTACGACTAACCCTACGAGTATATGGTGCATCCTTAGCTTCCCTGCCTCTTAAATTGAAACTCTTATTTAATCTAGACCTAATACCAAGTGCGTAAATGTGATTTCTTACCACCTCAAGATAGTAAAATTGCAACCCTTGGTAGTGTTTTCTTTACTGGCAAAGGAGAATTCAATCATAGAATCAAAAGGACAAACAATGGGAATCATTTATTACTTATCTCTTATGGATTACTATTTAAAACACTACAGCAAGAGTTCAAACCCTAATAAAATATCATATAGAAGTACTAATTTGAATATACGTGGAATTATGGATTGCCTCATACTGCAAACTGTATGCGATTTTCTAAGATATAGCATTTAATACTATAACCTAACAATTTTTTTGAAGCTTACAAgatctttttatatttaaatttcagaATGGGATCCTTGTCCTAGTACAAAGAGGCCAGCCTACTAGTAATCTTATTTTATCGTGTATTCACTAGAATTTACCATCTCCAAATCATATTTGTAGATCAAAAAAAACAATGGTCTCAGCTAAGTTTGTTAGATTCCTAGAGGAATTGGGCGTAAACAAACTGAAATCCGAGATGCTTCAATGTGATAATTAGTGTACAtagcaatgccaaagccttaaacCCATCAAGGTATTCGCCCAAAGAACCTACAATCTTTCTCCTTTCACCTTTGACTGTCAACAAAAAACTCCACTCATTTCTATTTAGTGCTTGGTGCTCGAAAAATCCATTCTCATCATATTATTTTTGACCCCTCCAACTAAGTCATTTTGACTAGCCTCTTATATATTCATGTACACAGCCCTCCACCTTCTGTACTAAGGCAATGGCATGTCTTGGGCTGAAAGTTAAAGGGGGCCAAGATTATTATTTAAGCAAAAAAACTAGGAGAACAAGATTTGAACATTTAACTTCTACTGCAGAAACTATACACTTAACAACTAAGCAACATTTAtctattattaaaataacaccatattttagttttatataatGACCCAAAAAATTTCCATGGGGTTGGGCCCTTGTTGGCCGACCTTAAAATCCGCCAATGTACCAAAGCACCTTGTAGTCAATGCCTCAGATGTCCACACCACAACATTCGTTTTTCCCTTAGTCTTATAACCAATATCTGCAACTCCAACCTTCCCTTTACTTCTACACTTATAAGTGTATTatacatttgtctcaacaaccCATCTTTTCCAACAGCATATTTCAATATGATCCTTCCTTCTTCTCTCGTTGGTAGCATCGCAGTGGAGGGATTAATCCTTTCAGTATGTAGTGAGAATTGACCCTTATCATAAGGTAAAAGATAAAGAGCCCTCATTCCCCAATATGATCATATGTTAAGGTCAACATCCACACTCTAGTTAGTCAGTAATTCACAAATTGCTAATTAACTAAGCGGATGGTTGTTTTTCAAACCcaacataacatgtattttGAACAGCAACATTGAAATCCAAACAACTTCTAATCAACAAAGTGTCAATTATGTACAAAGAATCTCCAAGCCATTACAACAATCAACAAGATTCACAATGAGACAAAATATACCGATACTCAGATTGGAAAAGATTAACAAAGTATATGTACCCCAATTTGATTAGAACCCTGGAGAGAGAGAACTTGCATAATACATTGGCCATGTTTGAGAGTAAGACTGTTATCCTCCACAGCCCTCTTTAAATTCTTCCTTCCTCCTCCCATTATTTTCCACCAAAAAAATCTACAACGGCGTCGTTTGATTAGCTCAAAAGCAGCAGCACTAATGTAACCTAATCCATGAATATACATGAAAACCAGTTCCAATTTAATCAAtgcaataagaaaatgaaaaaactacAATGATTAATCACAATTGAACTACCCTAAGAAATTGTAATTTGCTGGAATcatcaaaaacaaagaaaaaatttgCACTGTGATATTTTTTTGTCAGAATCATCAATAACCCAAAAAATTGTTATTTGCAATTTGCTAGAAATAGAATCATAAAAcctaaaaagaacaagaaaaaatgTCAAatagtacctaataaaaaaatgtcatccaaaaagtacctaataaaaaaaattttgtcaaaaattCGTTTCTAAAAAGTACCTATTAACATTTTTCTTCGGTTGACCCGTCAAATATAACAGTTGACTgatcaaaatcgaaaattcttgttcctcatctttaatttctttttcaatttaatttcctcactatcttcttcctctactttttACTCTAAATTGAAgttaaattggaaaagaaattgaaaatgaggatgaagaattttttattttgaacaatcAACCGTTATAATATAACAGTCAACTGAAGTAAAATGTTACTTGGTAGTTggtaatatttagaaaataaaaaattttgttaggtattttttgggcaaaatttttttatttggtactttttgaaaaaaaaattttattaggtagtTTTGACACTTTTCCCAAAGAACAATTAAGCTAAGTTTTAACTTTATataatcatcataatcataaacAGAAAAAAGTTTGAATAACACAATTAATTATGAAGTAAAATAATGAATACAAGACAATAAATAGAAACTGAAAAACGAACCATTTTCTTAACAATATTAGTATAAACAACTCCAATATTCCAACTTTTATTATTACACAAttcaaaaaaccctaaaattaccAACCCTAATTGTTAGATTCGtcataattcaaaaatatagAAAACGAATTCACTAACACAATGGATTCACCATCCCAATCTCGGAAATGAcatactaaaaattaaaatgaatgatTTCAACATCAAATGacaataaatttcaattaaaaaaaatatttaagaaaaaataataccttaagGAACTGCGCCGGCTTTGGAGGGTGGTCGGCTGATGGAGGGTGTTGAACTGGTGGCTTCAGGCGGCTGACGTGGCACGCGGCGGCTGGAGTGTGTGTCGCCGAGGAGATTGAAGTGAGGAAGCAGTGGATTGAATTCTCTTCGCTATATTGGGTTTAGGCGTTTAGCTATTGTGTAACTGAGGTTTGGGAAGTTATTTTTAAGTTATAAACCTCCGAATCCGATATAGACAAATTCTTCTAGACGTTTTCATTGTAAGATTTCCATTataattgttaaataatctaataatcaaaacttttagcataataaattatttgtaTAGACTCATTTTATGGTAAGATAATTTCATACAAGAAGTGTTGCCGCCAATACACAAACGACGTTTTGTGTGGAAGACAATGCAATTATCAAGTGTTTGAAAAAACCTCATTATCttattgaattatttaattttatattaaatttaagtaTATTGAATTTAAGTAATCTTAATAGTAACTTGTGTACTGGTGTGGTGTTATGATCCATTGTTTAAAGATTATTAATGCAATCCATTATTGTAcatagggctgcacacggtccggtctggtctggtttgacagaaaaatcagaccagaccagaaattccggtctggaaatttttcagaccagaccagaccagtcaagagaCCAGACCGTTactctacggtttttttttttttttttttaattgagtgagaatctaagataaacgataatctgtaaacaacATACATCATCAAATCCGAAACATCACAAATTTTCAATAGTTAAGTACTCACGTTGGTAGTAATATACATCTTATAGACACAATTTGATTACAAACTTTTCAATCACTTCACAGGCATGAACAATTGCAACACACAAAAGCCCAGAAAATACGAACTAATCGTAGGTACAATCCTAAACATTGATCATTCCCTCAGCATCcattgtttttcatattttcacAAGCAATTCAACCCATCAAGATGAAACCCAGGAGAAATTCAAAACCCATAAGCATAATCAAACATTCAGACTAAaccctaaaaagtaaaaacaaatcTATCATCATctgaaaaatttaatttctatCATTCATAATTCTAACAAAGAATCCCATCAAACAAAAACGAAAATGCACAAATAAACATTATCTAAGTTCGAAAGTATcaaatgagagaaagaaagtatAATAGAAACAAAATCAATACCAAATTAATTGACCGATTAATTGAAGAAAGCTCGAAGAGCTGAAGCCTCGAAGGAGGCGAGGAATTAGAGAGGAGGCGAGGAAGGAATCAGAGAGGAGGCGAGatgaaacaaaaaccctaaaaatcaaaaactgataaaaaaaaccctaaaaatcaaaaaaatcaaccaatatacttacattacgagattctacacttgattccgtggtgaatggtgagattggagaatgaagattggAGGAGGAGCGTCGAAGCCTCGAAGAACCACAGAAGCAGAGGCGTCTTTGAAGGAGGTCGTTTGTCGATTGGCGTCTGGCGTCTGTCGACTGTCGAtgggttgaagcttgaagagttgaaggaAGCGAGGCGAGGCCACTGTCGACTTCAGAGACTTCAGAGACTCAGGCGAGGCGAGGAAGAGAGAAGAATGGGAGAAGGAAGCAGAGGTCGAGGTCTCGAGGAAACAGGAAATAAGGATTAAGGAATACAGCAGGATAGCCCTAAATCTAATCCCTAGACCCTAATATTAGAGTTTATTACGGTttattggtccggtttggtctacaaaattaaaaaccggaaccggaccgtaaaccgtttaaaaaaaaaaaccggaccagaccattcagaccgtagaccagaccaaatacttaaattacggtttggtttacggtttagaccaaactgtGTTCAGCCCTAATTATATAGACCAATAAACATGTAGCACGTTCCAACATAATTCACACCAGATCAAAGATATGACGTAACACAAATTTcatatcaaaatgattattCCTATTAAAAAGATAATTATTTGCTATGTTTTATCACTGCCCATCTAGATTTTTTAAGATAAATTTATTTGTCTATTTGAATTTAGTgcataatacaaattaaattaaggGTTTAAATTCATAGGCAACAAATTCAATTGGGCAAAATACTACAATtaaaatggtttgttttgataATTGAATTTTGGTTGTAGCTATTTGTCTATTTTGAacaattgaaaatattattcAGTAAGTAAACTTCTCCACCTAGTTGTAATGGAAGTGTTTGATAAACCTTAAAGTAATTGTTAGTCATAAGTTTTTTAATAGAGAAAGAAATGtgtaaaaaatcaatttttaaaaaataattgcttATAGACTTTGAATTTTcgcgaattacaaccttaatttTCTTCCTTGTGAATTACAACCACTAAAGCACCATAGTCTATTGCATTCATGCCAAATCAcataatttcaataattttaatgGTCAAAATTATGTGATTCGATCTGAACgttgtaaactttgatactttaacAATTGTAGTTTGCAAAAAATAAGCATTAATGTTGTAACTCGCAAAAGTATAAAACGTTAAGCatgtaatttgcaaattattcattttaaagtcTTTTATTAACATGTTGGATTTGACATACAAACCAACTTTTCAACttacttaaaaattattatcaaaattcttgtgagagaagGTCTCTTTAAAAGACCATTTCTAATTTAATCagttcattatcatcatttagtttaattaaattttaacgagTTGAGCGGTTCCAATAGATGTCAGACGATCTCTCAGGAGACTCGCCGAACATTTTAAagactaattaaaaaaaaaaaaaagcaaaagactaaaaattaaaaaaaaaacaacaaaattcatTAATTAAAGACATTTCACATTTAAAAAAGTTACAACACCCAAAGAAGTGTTCTTAACAAACAAATCACAGCCAAAAGCAACGCGGGCAAGTGGCAACAAAAACCAAATAGCGAGAGACAACAAGGTAAAGCGGGAAAGATGCTGCAGTTTCCGGCATTCATGACGCAGTTTCCGGCGTCGGAGAGAATGATTCCGGCGTCACTTCTGATGCAACATCAATTAGTAAATGCACCTAGTGAAGAAGAGCTTTTAGCCATGGAAGAAGCCGAGTTCCTCGAAAAGGTTCTTGCATTTCTGTAACCCTTTTTCCTCCTTTCATGCCCAATTGCGCTCATCCTGTATCTGACTAATCTATGATTTTGCTTATTCCGTTTGCTTAATTGATTTCAATCACTCCCTTTGCAAACCCTAGGAATTAAAGTGTGGTAGACGAAGAAAACCCTTTTAAAGCTTTATAATAGGAAGTAAGGTCATATAGTAGCTATCTAGTGATGTAGCGTAGTTAACTACTTTTAAAGTGTGTTTGTGTTGGAATTTTCTAAAATTAGAGCAATTATCGTTGTGAAGAGAAAGTTTGAAATAAGATAAGCAAAAATACGTGAGTAGCTAACTACTCTTGGAGCATAAGAGCCTTGTTTTCGAGGAGAATCAGGTTTTTGTCTCGGTTGGAGCATGTACCGCTTCCTCGTATAAGATACTGAATCTGATTCTCATTGCGCTTCTCCTTCACTCATCCTAATCTGTACCCAAAAAAAGAGCTGTGTTTCTGAGTATGTAAGATTGTAAGAAGTGTTATTGACTACTTCTAACATTTGACTTTGTACACCAGTAGAAAAATTGGGTCATAATGAAGCAAATGAATAGTGAAAAAGCCAAAGTGATGCAACTTACAAATCGAAAGAAGTATTGTTTGAAATTATCTGTATTGACTTAAATTTCTTTCAAAAATCTTGTTTTTCATATTAGATTCTAAAGCTTGGGAAACTTGCACTTAGTCCATTGATTTGAAATCTATTTGCTGCTCTGCTGGGTTTTATGTGCAAGGTATGTAAGACGGTTGAGAGTTTTTATTGCTAGTGCCAAATCTCCAAGAGTTGGGGGTGATTTTGATCACATTATAGCTCATACCATGTCATGCACATTAGAAGGAGATGATGGATATGCATTGGGCCTTGAGTGATTAAGATTTGGGTCATTGATTGAAGCTTtgaatgaagctagagaagggGCACAAAGCGGGTGCCTCGACTTGGACAGCAGCTGCAGCTAGCTTACACTATGCTCAGGCACGAATTGGTCGTTCGACCACTGTAGTGGCTCACTTGATCAGTTCAGTCCCCGGCTACTGATGCGATTTTTCAATTGGTTTTTTATCGGACATGACATGTTCTTTGCTACGGATCTTTAATTGATTTGGTAGGCGATGTGAAGGGCCTAAATTAATATCTGGTTAAGTTGGTGGCTAAGACATTGAGAGAAACAATGTTTCAGAGAGCCTTTAAGTGTCTTTCATGTATTAGTAAATCATTCTATTAAAGGAGGAAACTTTGAGCTCTAGAGAGTGAGTTTAAGCTTTGTGAGTGATACTTTATTAATGTAATGTTGAATAGCTAATGAAATATATTCCTATTTGAGGGGAGATGTTCAAAATACCATTATAACTTGTGTTCTTGCTCGTCTTGTCTTTTGCTTGGTTTGTTTGATAAGCCATTATTGTGTtctgtttttcttgatttttattcCTTCTTATTCATCATTGTAATGTCCAAACCTTTTCATTTCAAAACTATCTAGGAGGATAACATTGTATCTTATTAGCAAATAGCAAATATGGTGAAATTTGTTTTCTTAAGAACCTGCTAATAGCTGCTGTcatcatatattcatatacTAGGGAGTTGTTTGGTTTCTTTTGGAATCAAATTCCCGTGGTAATTTAAGTCCCTTGCAAATTCCTAGGAATtaaacaatattatttggtttgCCATAAGGTTTTTAAATTAATCGAGGAAGTTGTAGTTACCAAGGGGATACTTGATTATTAAATTTCTAGACTACATAGAAATTTCCACTTCATTTGGAATTACAATTTGTTGGAATGACTGATGATTACTGATATACTCTGATAGGCATTGCTCTCTGATACACGGTTTCTTTTAGGGTAACCAAAAAACATCAAACCGAAATTTGAGGTTTATGCCaatataaccatttcaaccccCCATGGAAACAAGCACAGGAGATATTTTACTTCAAATTTAGACCTAGGCCCTCCTTGAAAGGGTACATGTATCCAGGGCAAGTTCCAAAAGATTAACACTTGTTTATTGGCTCAGTTTGTCTTTCATGATCTGCTAAGTTGCTAATTGCTTCATGCTGGACTGAAGTGGGCAACTTTGCCTTCACGTTTTAAATTTCGACTCTTTATTGTTTCCCTAGCTTTGGCTCATTGTCTAGTAGAGTTCTTTTCTAGTCACTGATTGATCCTTTTGAGAATAtgtgaatatgatgatgaatttATGATGACTTTATAGGTCATGTTTCCAATGCTAGGATCAGGATAGGTCAATGAATGTTAAGAAGTTTGGTGGTTGATGAAATGACTGCCCTTTCTTCCATTTTTACAGTGTAATGAAATCAAAAAGTTGAATAACGACATTGTTGTGATCGGAAAGATGAAGGTGGATAATGATAAAGAAGAAATTGACAATGATgcagaagatgatgatgaagctgACAACGCTGATGAATCAGAAGGCGAATTTGAACAGGAACCTTCCTAGATATCCTATTGGGACTTGACGGATTATACGTCTACTATGTACTACCTTGTGGATCGTGTGCAGTTTTCGGCTTGCCAACTACTTCTTGTTTCTTTTTATGCATGGCAAGAGTTTGTAGTAGTTCATCAAAAGAAATTATGCAACTTTCGACAGATTCAGTTGTTTCTATCAGATGTTATGTGGTGTTATAAATTATGTCTATATTTAAACTTTTAAGTATGAATTACGGATGCAATGTTCAAAAATATGTGAGTGAATATAAGGGGCAAAATCAATTTGGatctattttatttaaaatttactcAAGTACATATTCTACTTTGTACAATGCAAGGAAACAATGAAAGTAAATAGAGTTGTCAATTTGAAGATCTCGTTGCATTAACCCTTTAACTCGATTGAgaacaacataaaaaaatttaagttttatttcagtttaatattttcattagaAGGAATATGAGTTTggtttttgttgttttcattttttagcCTATCTTCCCTCAACTTACTAATAGGGGTAGTTGTATTGATGTAGTAGaatatttcaattaattaaCCGTTAAAAAAATGTACATTA
This Amaranthus tricolor cultivar Red isolate AtriRed21 chromosome 13, ASM2621246v1, whole genome shotgun sequence DNA region includes the following protein-coding sequences:
- the LOC130797617 gene encoding uncharacterized protein LOC130797617; the protein is MGGGRKNLKRAVEDNSLTLKHGQCIMQVLSLQGSNQIGVMDAKGEKSLAFFPAKFQKSMWMKRGSFVVVDESGREEALESGSKVTCIVTQVLFHEQVKRLQKGSEWPEAFKSQTHDSSTQNLSGLGCEQETEETGSSDDDGLPPLETNMNRRRPCELHAGSSSNSDADTDTDEES
- the LOC130798369 gene encoding uncharacterized protein LOC130798369, coding for MLQFPAFMTQFPASERMIPASLLMQHQLVNAPSEEELLAMEEAEFLEKCNEIKKLNNDIVVIGKMKVDNDKEEIDNDAEDDDEADNADESEGEFEQEPS